cgaagtttttaacttaaaacctgggtttttttaaagttgtatctaaatttgtcttgagatgaagacaaaaatcgcaactcgagtttgactttcctttattccaaagcgtgtagtttccttaccaagacgaatttttgcattctgtaaaaacaaacaTCTTCAGTAGCtcatcagctttcaaacaagctcaagaaaacttcattacgacgctcggttcgccctctatgacaaaagtccggtttcttttgggacagccctcgtagaTTGCACAATCTTCCCggcattggaagtctcatacgtccttttaccgaaaaatgtctcaattttttaatgttttctgcGTTaatgatgcactggaaaaaaaaaacacattagatctagagtccagactcttgaaaacattgacaagaaaaaggactcttgattcaatcagatttaaagcttaaatcaagaaccaagcctcataatttgaccggattcccttttgatttaagcttagatctgattgaatcaagagtattttttcttgtcgatgtttttaagagtctggactctagatccaatgtgtttttttttccagtgtgcgcaaATGATGCACAAATATTCTCTCTAAGCCGCGATATAGTAATCTCTCACCGTAAGGCATATTctgctgatttttttaaatatttcccgTTTGAAAAGTGCTAAACTGGTGATTTGATGTGTTGCAGAAACGAAGCTTTGTACAAACAAGACACGACTACGACTCCGCGACCGCCGCCGACAACGACGACCACAACAACGACGACGGAAGCCCCGAAGACGAAGAAGCCGCGACGGCAGCGACCCAACAGGCGGCCTCGGCCCTACAAGAGACGCCGCCCCGTCTACGAGTACTACTACGAGGACGAAGAAGAACCAGCCGACTCGGAGTATTACGAAGAGGAGCCTGCCACCTCTTCGCGCGGACATGGAAACGGTAAATACCACCTCGCATTATAGTATATATAGTTTCTTAAGGGCCATAGttggcccccctccccctataaTTTGGAAAATGCGGGTTTTCCGAGTTGACTTAATGTAGTtcacggaaataatcatgatttggtccatacgccactggatacgtgttaaagtGTTGAACGATTGCCtgaacataggtctgcaggcgcattttagaaaatgcgtgtttttctaTTGCCTGTGTCACATTATCAAAACACTTCTATCGAAATGTCGAGGTCCGGATGCGCGCGCTACAgcttcttcttcaaaaaagtgAATCCCGCACGCTTTTGAAGGGTTAGTGAACTATGATTGGTTCCTCTATTTCTTCGTCACAGAAACGGACAAGCGCAGAGCGCTGACCTTGAGGTTTTGATGGAacgctttgatagtgtgacacaggcatGTCACTCCGAGGTATTTTTTATACTGAGCACATCGCCTGACTAAAatgagcttttgatatgttatcaaggaggctttaggacacattttaactcTGGTTTGGTTGTAGTTAGATTCTGTACTCTATGGGGCCAAAAAAgacccttatcgatacccctcctttaaaCGAACCTCTTTACGACCTTTTCAGAgtgataaattggacgtattcaatcaaaaggaactacctCCATTGGCACCTGGGCCCTGAAATCCATGAGGAAACATGCATGGCAAGGCCTATGTCACAGTGGAGATATTGCCTCTTGATTTTGATACGTCTAATTTTCAAATATAATTTTCCGGCATGACAAAACAATCAAGCCACTCTGTTTcgtcattttctcaaaagcattttcagaaaaaaatccaaactacaaaaactcatattttattCCGAAGAATGAAGCCATAGAAACGATGGTCCATTCACCTAGAAACATCCTATACAGAGACGTGCTAATTAGACTCACTGATTCTATCAGTGCAGAAATTTGCAGGACGTGGATAGTCTACTTTGGACCATATTTCGCAAcagggaactacaattttcgggctcagtttaaaaacacgtatgtaccATTCGTTTACCCATAAACATtatgtgtttttacggatgggccAGATATTGCAGTTCCTTTGTtgcaaatttcattcaatttgatCCTTTATTTCCATGAATCTTTagtaaaaatttcctttttaaattatttcgtTTATATATTCTCTTTCGTTTAAAAGCTTAAATTTGAGTATGAGCTTTGTGACTCAATTAACTCAAATTCACCTCAAGTTTCTTTCGCTATTTCAGGTGGACACAAAAGGCCGAAAGACCGAAATAACGACGACGACTATGAAACCGAACACGACAAAGACCCCGCCGGAACCGAGGTAGTGAAACCGTCGGTGCGGACCTCGGACTCCCCATCGGTGTACGAGCGACCGCGCATCCCGCCCAAGATTCCGCGCCCGGTTCCCAAGAACGAACGTGCCAAATACGACTACAAGAAACAGTCCGAAACTTCCACGGCAGCGCCATCTAGCGGCAAGGAAACGAAGAAGAAGGAACCCGAATACTACGACGACGAGTACTACGATGACGTGAAACCGAAGCCGAAGCACCACGACAGAGATCGCCACCGTCCACGACACAGGCCCAAGAAGAGGCCCGAACCGGTTTACGACGAGTACGAAGAGGAACCGGCGCCGAAACCCAAGAAGAAAGAACCGGTTGAGGAGGCGCGCGGAAGGGGAGGCTCGAAGCCGCGGAACGAGCCCACTGAAAGACCCCAAAGTCAACGAAACAACCAGCGGAGACCGATCAAGGAGGAGCCTACTCGAAAACCTGAACAGAAACCGGCGTACGAAGACGAGGAGGAATACGAATACTACGATGATGAGGAGTATGAATATGAGCCGCCCGCCAAGAAAGACAAACCCGAACAGAAAAACCGGTCCGAGACGGGGAAGAAAGACGAGCCGCGGTTTAGACCGGCGGAGAAACCGGTAGAGCGAACGGAGAAACCGATCGACAGGACGCGGAACTCCGGTGGGAAGCAAGGAAGAGGTCAGGATGAGTACAGCGAAACCAGAGACCAGGGTCGAAGAGATCAAGACCGAAGGGAGCCGGACCGAAGAGAGCAGGAACGAAGAGATCAAGACCGAAGAGAACAGGACCGAAGAGATCAGCAGGACCGGAGGGAGCAAGACAGAAGAGACCAGCAGGACCGGAGAGAGCAAGACAGAAGGGAACAGGAAAGACGGGAACAGGACCGGAGAGAGCCGGAACAAAAACCGGATTATGACTCGCGCCAacaagaggaggaagaaagatACGACCGGAGGGGTCAAAAGCAAGAGCCGAGGTTTAAACCAACGAGAGAACCCGATTACCAAGAACCGGACTATGGCTCCCCCAAGAATGAACCCAAATCAGGGAACGAGAGAACAGGTTCACCAAGCCAGGGTTCGCAAGGAGAAAGAGGAAACCGGTTCAGAGAGTCGAACTACGATGAGGTAAAGGTCGTCCCTGAGGCAGTGTCTGCAAGTAAGTTCAAGCCATCGAGACCGAAAAGCGAGCGACAAGATGAGCCTATGAAATCCACCACCAGTGCTCAGGCCGACGAATACGTAGATTACGAAGTAGAACCCGAGGTGAGGGAGAAGCCACGACCGGTTGAGAATGCGCGGCCTTCCCCACCGAGTTACGCTAAAAGCGTGCCAACGAGCACTAGGAAGAGCAGCTTCCAAGAGAAAACGGCACCGTCCGAAACCTCATCGACCACCACAAACTATCGGCAATACGAATCGGATTCTGACCCTCCCCAAGCGAGTCCATTCTACAAGCCACAGTACATCAGCAGCAACGTTAGGTCCTACTATCAACCATCTCCGAAGACGGACATTGATAACAGGGAGCCACTGCAGCCGAAAGAGAAACCACAGAAGCCTGCCGGAGGCAGAGAAGCCACACTGCCTCCTACGAACTCCGAGCTACTCCATCGGAAGCCGACCGCTCAACCCATCGACCCACTAGGTATCCGCAAACAAAACAAATTCTTGCCACCCCAAGAACCGGCAGACTACCAAGCTCCCTTTTTGGAGAGCAGTTTGGAATATAAGGCGAGGGGCACTCCTGTTTTGATTCGTCCATCAGCTCCTGAAGGGTTCAGCCTCAGGAACAAGCCTGCAGGAATGACGGCTGACCAAGACAGACCTCAGAACCAGGATCAGACTTCCTTGGGAGGTCTGAAGAATTTGGGTCAACCACAACCGTTCAGTCATTCGTCCAGTAGAGATTCTGGATACTCGCAGCCGGAGAAGAGTAACGCGCGGCAGCCGTACAGACCGAAATACACAACAGGAGCAGGTGTACCGAGTTCTAGCGGTGCGTCCGGTCCTTCGGGACCATCAGGGGCGTCAGGACCAGATCAGAGCTCTCTTAATAGCAAGAAAAGTCAACAACCAACAGGAGCTCCACAAGAGGACTCGACACGAACGCTTATGCTTACGGGACCTGGATCTACATACTTGGAGAATACGGGTCCGGAGCCGAAAATTAAGTATCCTAAACTGCCATTAACCACAGGCTTAGGTTTAAGTTACCAGCGACCTGAGTCGATTAGAAATAGTAAGCCCAGTTACAGTCCAACTGGACCTGGCCAAAGGAGTAAGTTATCTAGTTACCAGGGGAGCATCATTTCACCGTCAATCATAAAACAGCTGGATGTTACGGCACCGGGACCTTCTGGTTTAGGACGGCAGCCCGCTCAAACTTCAACAATTAGGAATAATGGCATCCAAGAGAGCGATCAATTGGATTATGAAGAATACGATGTGACTCTGAATGATGCACTGCAACCGTCGACACTGCACCCCACGAGAAGCTTGGCACTTTCGGGTAGTTTTGCTCAAGATCCACTTTTGAGCCCGTCAATCAAAGGTCGAAGAACGATTAGCCCGCCGAGGAAGACGATAAACCAAGAGGCTTATGTGATTTCTGATGCAACACAGCAATTTCTAAACGTGCAGAGAAATCTTGGGTACAGAGGGAGCATTGTGCCACAAGCTGAAGCCAAACAGCGGCAAAATTTCCAAGAGCAAGCGCACATGGAATCGGAACGATTGGTCAGCCGAAGGAAACCGAAGCAACCAGACAATTCTCGAGTGGTGCTACAAGCGGAAGAAACACACTCTCGTCCGACAGCAAGTGATGGAGAAACAGCACCAGGTGTTTGGGTGATCCAGCAAGCACCCCGGCGAGTTGTTAACAAGCAAACTGCTCCTGTGATACAATATGATGAATTTTATTGAGTATCTTTGCAAGTGATCTTAAATGAAACGAAATAAGGAGTATCCTATATTGAGAAACTTTCTATTTAAATGAAAGAATTTCATTTCTTCCATCAAAAACTGCAAGTGAAATTATCTCAATACTAAAGCACAGTGAAATATGCTGAGTGTGcaaataaaatgataaatttggTATGAgaatcgtgaaaaataaaaccattcataaaatatttgagACAACTCCTCCAGCCTTAATAGGAAAAAGACAGAGAGCGGTTCATTACCTATTTCTAGAGTTATTAAAGTAACATGAACCAGGCGactattaaatttgacaatcaCCTTGAGATACGTAAGAGATAAAATTATGTTTAAAGATTGTCAAAAAATAGCATTTCAACAGAGTTTCCCGTAATTTTGGAGAATGATAAATAACTGAGagaaatattaataaaattacTTATTTGTTTCATTCTGAGGTCATTTTacctgttcaatttttttgttcaatttgagGACTAACTTGTCAGCTGCTTTTACTCTAAAAGATTCTTCAATGAGACTagtcaaaaatgtaaaaaatgaatttttcttccGTTATGAAACAACAATAATTCTCAACTAGGTCTACTAATGAAACTACATAgaaagagaaatgaaaaacacaTGTATGTGTATATTCATCGTTGTttatcaaaattattgatgatAGAAAGAATCAATAAGCAAAACAGAGCCACGAACATCAAAGGATTTCCTCTGAGACCATTAAGCGGCAGATGACGCcagtatttaatttttgatgaactgataaaatttccagaatatttattcctctaaaaataagaaaggctgtgcgaattttgaattttaactgTTCGATCTGGTGTTGATAAAACTAAGGAATCATCTATTAAGACcatgaagtcaaaaattttagtttttctgacACCAGACCGACGACAGATCTCTTTATAATAGAAGAACTCATAAAAAAGACagtaaaaatgaaaggaaatttttaaagataaaattatCAGGGTAGCAGAAGTTTTGGAAATTGCAGAAATTTCGAGGATAATTTTCGTAAAATGGCTGCGCACGAAGCAAACcgatgtaaaatttcttttgttatttttttttctttagatcaCATGTGTACATACATTACTCAACTATTAAGAGTGTGCAATTAAAAAAGTGCAATAATATATCAATAGGAAAAATGTTCGTATTTAGCTAAAATTATGATGATAATAAGTATGATGAAGTGGATGCAGAACTTCAatctacttctttttttttgctgacaAAACAAGGAGACATCAAACACTgagaacaaaaatattaaatttttcttaaactgatGGAGGAAATTTGTAATTTAACAATAGTCAATAAGCTGCACCTAAATTTGTTGctcggctgacaaaagggcatGACAGCACATTGAGATAAGCCTGAGTTGTATGAACAACAGGTTTAGGGTTCACCATGAAGTGTACTTACGCCCATATGTTAGAGGCGACATAttgctgcattttgcaacaaaaacTCATCTAATCATAAGTGCTTTGAATAGGTAACGGAAAATACTAAAACTcctcaattttaaaatggagaattttttcctgaaCGTCTGTTCAGTATTCTTATACTCTGTTCTGCAAATAAGAGAAAGAACTATATCGAAACTCTGGCTATTTGTGCATATTTTATTTCACCAACTTTGTAAATCAGGAGCAGCTAACACCATAGTTATTATCGGGAATCACAAAACTGTCTTGAGATAACTGAAGAtgcgaaaaaaatgttcaaaacagTGTAAGTACATGCAGACGACTCAGTATGCAAATTTCAAttgtaaaacatttaatttctgTGATAAACACCTATTTAATGGCAATTTCATATTACAATGATTTATGCGCTGTGACTTGAGCATCTTGTATCAAAACTTACAAAAGCAATGAATGGAGAATGGTGATGCCTACCATACTGTCTAATCTTTTAAAGAACTAAGATCAGCAAACTtatgtatttcaaaatttatcagGGTTTTTTTATCAACAatcggaaaatttgagaaaatttcaactAATTACTTCCATTAGTTTTCcgttgaataattttcaaaaaagaaaggaCTGATGCATCTCCGTTGATTTTGCAAGTTTTGACATTAAGGCTCCAATGATCCTTCTTTTGAACTTTTGATGTCGACTTTAATGATAGTCTCGATATTTCTCCGTTTGATGGATGTCGTAAGATTCTTCTGTCCATGTACCATTGAAGCCATGACTGTTTATGTATTTAGTGtaataaatacaaaaactaAATATAAAAGTCAGTCTTGATTACATCATTCTTCCTCCACAATAAAGATCTTGGAATACTAGGAAAAAGCAAACATACTTGGGTGACCTAAACTTTTATGATGGAAATTACTCTATTTTCGTTTTAATGATAATTCAAGACACCAAAAAACGTGAGGACGCGAGAGTTGCTTTGCAAAATCTGCCGTCTTCGAGTGCCATgcttcttgcttagcacggcagtatagatttcaagggaaaaacttTCAAACTTTCCATAAACCATGAATTCCCTCCTCTCGAAAGACAAAAATTCCTCTCGAAAGACAAAGATTCCTCTCAAAAGACGAAAATTCCTCTTGAAAGAACCAAGAGAAATAGTAATAACAGCAGCGATAAAGTCAAACCTTCTTTGCTATGACCTAGCATCCAAGAAACTTATTGATAATCCCATACCTGCATTATCAGTGCTACAAAAAGCTGAAATGAGTCAAGCAGagtgatgaaaataaaatagtcTTTGACTAACAAAGATAtagatttttatttcattacttaTTGCAGTTGAAACTAATTAATAAAATTGATACCTAACAAAAATCACAGGTCAAGCTTGAAGCAAATTTGTAAAAAGATCAAAATATTCCGAGGGATAGACAGTTTGAAAGTAGGTATACATGTGAGACGTTATTTAAGTCATACAAGAATGTGAACCTTATTGAACCAACTTGATTTACCCACttttatttcaaattctgaGAGAAAACTTGTGGATTTCAAGAGAACAAATGGATTCATATCTAGTGAAATCAATCAAGTGGAAAGAGGTTGTGTAAGGTTGTGTTTGCACAGATTAAGTAGTCTGTAAGGTCCCTGATTTTTTATACTCATGAAATGAAGATTcacgaaaaaattatacatgCTCAAAATCTTGTTCACGACTCAGAGTTATCTTCACAATCAACTTAGTTATTTCAAACTGATCCGGAGTTTAGGCAAAAGGACCCAAAATGTATCTTACAAAGTAATTAGAGCAATTCTTACATTTTCGATGATGTTTgctggatattttttttcacaatcacAAACGAATTTGACTGATACCTTCAACTGAAATGACAAGACCTATGATCAAGGTAACGAATAAACGGCTAAATGTCAAAAATAAGTCCCTCAATTGTAGCTTTTAAAAATATCTGATTaagttttaatttcttcaaaaacaactAATCCAAATGTTTCCTTGTTATTTtggatgatttttttaaaacaagagaagaaaattaacaGAAAATGTCATAAGGAACGgttggttagtttttctttgaaaaaatagaacatgAGTGGAGTCTTACGAAGTTGCAatctgagatacgcatttttcaatttcagccatccaaattttattgacgacaatttatttttaccaattttatcgCCCTATATCCAGGGAGAGAGAATTTTTGGAGGTTTATATCATGTATGGAGTTAAACTAtactaaaaaatattctcacaCTTTAAAATTGTGCTGAATACTGATGGTAAATAAGAGTTACAGTGAGGTCACTCATGCATGAGGTTGATTATCATGATCGTTGactaaaaataaactgaaaaaaaaatttgctgaagAGCTTTGATTCAAAAGTATCTGGAGGTCATAATTGCTTTTGAGCGATCTACAAAAGTAAACAGTCAATAACAAATACGTACCGATACATCCAAGGAATCCATGAAAACAGGATTacttttgggaaaatttttgatgtATTGATGCGTTCTTTCATTTGGCAGTATCATTTTTCATTAAGTCTGCAAAAGGATGAAACAATTTTCTGAAAGCACCAGGGCCATTCCAAATTcccctgaaacaaaaaaaagagtagGATGAGAGGAGAGTAGGAGAAAGATTGATATTAAAGGCCCTTTTTCTTTTGGCCTGTTGTTAATTTGGAACGAGTTTCACAGAAGAGAACTCACCAAAGTTGCAGCAATATTAACTGAGGGAaataggtttgaagttttacacCTTCATAGGACCCAACGATATAGGCaaagtttaaaaacaattttcatgttcataatattttttttccaccaagaatttttgataggagaaaatttacgactattaaaattcaaaactactcgagacaatttgttttcaaaatttgactcgaTGAGTTTCTGTTGAAATCGGTCCATTTATTCCATCAGAATTTTCATTTCCATCAGAAACTTCCCAAAATTGGTTCCTTATTCCATACATAGGGTTGAGTCAAGTTTCCTTCCTGTTACCTCTATTTTTCTGTAGGGAAAAAATAAGACTTttatttccaaacttctcacccaaaaatgagatgaaacaaagataaaaatgaaatacataCAAGCTAAATGAGATCACGTACGAGAATCAAGTGCCAGAAAAATAAACGGCATTTTTGGCTGGTCTAAAAATTACCCACTAGAGAACTTAGCAACCGCTTTTACTGATCATACAGTTTGCTTTGTTTGATTTGCTGGTaatacacaaaaaatattttctaagatCTGAAAATGTACCTTATGCGCCTGGTCAAACTAAGAATTTAACTTA
The genomic region above belongs to Bemisia tabaci chromosome 8, PGI_BMITA_v3 and contains:
- the LOC109034948 gene encoding uncharacterized protein; translation: MIEMPRSSFHISWRFFLAGVLLCLIQVNLLEALKGSAVVLQAKNKAEQAKDELQVEGLGTGENITLPDGTVIPVNVTAVKSKLTGNPQIDYVYDPNLPRELNGYNLTDYPFYNGVPEDIDFKCDGLHDGFYASVPHKCQVYHHCLFGTRYDFLCANYTAFDQKTFICHFVSEVDCDNSPKYFKRNEALYKQDTTTTPRPPPTTTTTTTTTEAPKTKKPRRQRPNRRPRPYKRRRPVYEYYYEDEEEPADSEYYEEEPATSSRGHGNGGHKRPKDRNNDDDYETEHDKDPAGTEVVKPSVRTSDSPSVYERPRIPPKIPRPVPKNERAKYDYKKQSETSTAAPSSGKETKKKEPEYYDDEYYDDVKPKPKHHDRDRHRPRHRPKKRPEPVYDEYEEEPAPKPKKKEPVEEARGRGGSKPRNEPTERPQSQRNNQRRPIKEEPTRKPEQKPAYEDEEEYEYYDDEEYEYEPPAKKDKPEQKNRSETGKKDEPRFRPAEKPVERTEKPIDRTRNSGGKQGRGQDEYSETRDQGRRDQDRREPDRREQERRDQDRREQDRRDQQDRREQDRRDQQDRREQDRREQERREQDRREPEQKPDYDSRQQEEEERYDRRGQKQEPRFKPTREPDYQEPDYGSPKNEPKSGNERTGSPSQGSQGERGNRFRESNYDEVKVVPEAVSASKFKPSRPKSERQDEPMKSTTSAQADEYVDYEVEPEVREKPRPVENARPSPPSYAKSVPTSTRKSSFQEKTAPSETSSTTTNYRQYESDSDPPQASPFYKPQYISSNVRSYYQPSPKTDIDNREPLQPKEKPQKPAGGREATLPPTNSELLHRKPTAQPIDPLGIRKQNKFLPPQEPADYQAPFLESSLEYKARGTPVLIRPSAPEGFSLRNKPAGMTADQDRPQNQDQTSLGGLKNLGQPQPFSHSSSRDSGYSQPEKSNARQPYRPKYTTGAGVPSSSGASGPSGPSGASGPDQSSLNSKKSQQPTGAPQEDSTRTLMLTGPGSTYLENTGPEPKIKYPKLPLTTGLGLSYQRPESIRNSKPSYSPTGPGQRSKLSSYQGSIISPSIIKQLDVTAPGPSGLGRQPAQTSTIRNNGIQESDQLDYEEYDVTLNDALQPSTLHPTRSLALSGSFAQDPLLSPSIKGRRTISPPRKTINQEAYVISDATQQFLNVQRNLGYRGSIVPQAEAKQRQNFQEQAHMESERLVSRRKPKQPDNSRVVLQAEETHSRPTASDGETAPGVWVIQQAPRRVVNKQTAPVIQYDEFY